Below is a window of Cytobacillus firmus DNA.
ATCGCTTGAGCAGGCCCGATCGACTGGACTTCAATGTTTGAAAATATCCGGGTTATGCTCCTAATTACCTTCATAACATCAATTACCACAATATTCCGGTCCTGCTCGCTTACTTGATAAAGCGGAAGTGCACAAAGCTTTTCGTAAATGTCATCATCGGCAATGACCTGTGCAATATCTTTCAGCAGTATTCTCTGATTGGGCCGTATTTGCAGCCGATGCCGCAAGCGAATATAAACTGTTTTTTCCAATATGCTCACTTCCCACAAAGTGATATCCTCTTCGAAATTGATCGCCTATTTGGAGCTTTTCGCTTTTGTGTCTATATTTAGTATGAGTTACATATATTAGCTTCATGAACTCCAATAATTGGCTGTTAGACAAAAAAATGAAAGACCGGATGGATTTAAATATCCATCCGGTCTTTCATTTGCTGTAGTATCTTTTTTTCCAGACGCGACACCTGCACCTGGGAAATGCCAAGCCTTGCCGCCACTTCGGATTGAGTCTGATCTTTATAGTAGCGCAAGTAAACAATCAGTCTTTCCCGCTCATCCAATTCACGGATCGCTTCTTTTAATGCTATTTTATCAAACCATTTTCCTTCATTTCCATCATCAATCTGATCGAGCAGTGTAATGGGATCTCCGTCGTTTTCATATACTGTTTCATGTATAGAAGAAGGGATCCTGCTTGCTTCCTGGGCAAGGATAATATCTTCAGGAGAAATTTCCAGGAACTTGGAAAGCTCTGTAACGGTTGGGATGCGTCCAAGCGTTTTTGATAACTCGTCTTTGGCTTTCCTGATTTTATTGCCCATTTCCTTTAAAGAACGGCTTACTTTTACCGTTCCATCATCCCGTATAAACCTTTGGATCTCTCCGATAATCATTGGAACCGCGTAGGTCGAAAACTTTACATCATAACTGAGATCAAACTTATCAACCGATTTCAATAAGCCGATACAGCCAATCTGGAAGAGGTCATCAGGTTCATATCCTCTATTCAAGAATCTCTGAACGACAGACCAGACAAGACGCATATTTTTTTGAACAATTCTGTCCCTTGCACCCTGATCTCCGCTTTGGCTTTGCTTTATTAGCTCCTTGACTTCATTGTCCTTTAAATAGGTTTGGCCCTTCTCTGCTTTAACCTCCACATCCATAGCAAGACTCCCTTAATTGCATAGCATTTTACTATTTGATAAATGCTTCCTTAATCGGATCTCTGTGCCTATTCCCGGCTGCGATTTGATTTCAATTTCGTCCATGAAATTTTCCATGATGGTAAAGCCCATACCTGATCTTTCCAATTCAGGTTTTGTTGTAAATAATGGCTGCCGTGCTTCTTCCACATCCATAATCCCAAGGCCTTTATCCTTAATGGTCAGATCAATAAATCCATCTTCAATCAGGACAGAAATATAGACAACCCCATTAGGATCATTTTCATAGCCATGAATAATGGAGTTGGTTACAGCTTCAGAAACGACCGTTTTAATTTCTGTAAGTTCGTCCATTGTCGGATCAAGCTGGGCAATAAAGGCAGCAACAGTGACACGGGCGAATGATTCATTTTGGCTAAGCGCACTGAATTCGAGGTTCATCACATTTTTCATCGTTCAGGCAACCCCCAATCTTTGCAGTGCGTTTTCTTCTGTCGGTTCTAAACGGATTATCTTAAATAAACCCGACATATCAAATAGTCTCTGCACTGCTGGAGAAATCGCACAAACAACCATTTCACCATGCTTCTGTTTAATTTGTTTGTAGCGGCCCAAAATCACTCCAAGCCCTGAACTATCCATAAAAGAAAGCTGCTCAAGGTTTAATATAATATGATGGATGTCATAATCTTCAATCGCCTTTGTCGCCTGTTCACGCAGTTCATCTGCCGAATGATGGTCCAGTTCCCCGCTTAAACGAATACATAAGACATCATGCTTTACTTCCAAATTAATGTTAAGACTCACTATCTTAGCCTCCTTATCTGGTATCCGCACTGAAAAAGCCGCTAATGCTCATGCTTTTCCTCCGGATAGGATAATCCGGAATCTTATAAACTTCCGGTATCCGCCCTTATAGTGAGTCAATTTCGATGCCTGTAGCTTCATTTCCTTCCTGGAGACAAAACTAGTGTATTTTCGCTAAAAATAATAATCATAGGGATGTTTTTCGACAAAAATAAATTATTCAATTTTTGAAAATAACCCCATGGATCGTTTAAACAATGTCCACCATGATGCTTCACTGCTGTCTTCTTTAGAAACTAAAGGACTTTCAACTAAGACTTTTCCATCCTTTTTCAAAGTTAATGTTCCGATCTGATCACCCTTTTGGACAGGAGCTTTAATTTTTTTATTTAAAGTAATCTTCTGTTCAATTTCTTTAATGCTTTCACCTTTTTTAGTTAAAAGGGAAATCGGTTCACTGGTCAGGGCTTCAACCATCTTTTTTTCGCCTTTGCTGACTTCTACTTTTCCAAGAACGTGATTTCTTTCGTACATTGGGTGTGTCTTATATTGGCTAAATGCAAAGTCGAGCATTTTAGTCACTTGGGCATTGCGTTCTTTTGATGTCGGTGCGCCAAAAACAACGGCTATAACCCGCATTCCGTCTTTCTCGGCTGTTGCCGTCAGACAGTATTTTGCCTCAGAGGTAAAGCCGGTTTTGAGGCCATCAACACCAGGATAAAAACGCACAAGGCGATTTGTATTGACCAGCCAGAATTTTTTATCTGTGTCTTCACGAAGATAGGCTTCATATGTGCCCGTATAATCAGTTATTTTCTCATATTTAAGAAGCTCTTTGGCCATTATGGCCATATCATGTGCAGTACTGTAATGTTCCTTAGCTGACAGGCCTGTAGGGTTTTGGAATTGGGTATTTTTCAGCCCTAATTCCTTTGCCTTTTTATTCATCATTTCAACAAAAGCTTCTTCTGAACCGGCAATTCTCTCAGCCATTGCAACGGATGCATCATTGCCGGAACCAATGGCAATCCCCTGCAGCATTTGCTTGGTGGTCATTTCTTCACCTGGCTCCAGGAAGATTTGCGAACCGCCCATTGATGCCGCATATTCGCTTGTCCGGATTTTCTCATCCCATGACAGTTTTCCTTCATCTATCGCTTCCATAATTAAGAGCATGGTCATGACTTTTGTCATGCTGGCAGGCGGAAGCTGTTCACCGCTGTTTTTTTCATACAATACCGAACCGGTATCACGCTCGATAAGAATTGCGGACTTCACATTATCCGCTAAATCTGCGCTGCTTTCTCTTGCAAACCCGGAAGGAGCAAAGATTGTTGCCATTAATAATGCTATTAACATTAATGAGACGAGTCGTTTCATCACACAATACCTCCATTCTTTATAGCCTCCATTTTTTCCAGTTAAAGAAAATTTATACAGTTCAGTAAGACTAAAAAAAATTAAACAGTCAGCTCCACGCAAAAAAGCCGCCGGATATCACCCCGGCGGCTTCTTGATTCAGTATTATTCAGTTATTTCTTCATGAATTAATACTGGTGCCTCCACATTTTCAGTGGAGAGTGTAATGTTTTCATAAAGCATAGTTCTTACTTCTTCTACATTTTCGAAATTGCTGCAGATGGTGACGAGAGATTCGCCCTTCTGTACACGGTCGCCGATTTTCTTTCTTAAAATCAGGCCGACAGCCAAATCAATTTCTGATTCCTTTGTTGCTCTTCCTGCTCCCAATAGCATGGCTGCAGTTCCAATTTCATCCGCAACAATCTCAGAAACATAGCCATCCTGCTTAGCTTCTAATTCAAATGTATATTTTGCCTGTGGCAGTTTCTGCGGATCATCGACAACTGACGCATCTCCGCCTTGTGAGCTTAGGAATACTTTAAATGTTTCTAAAGCTGAACCATCCTTCATAGCATTCTCTAATTTTTCGCGCGCTTCCTTCAATGAATCCGCTTTTTTCGCAAGGAAAACCATATGGCTACCAAGGGTCAGGCAAATCTCAGTAAGATCTTCAGGTCCTTCGCCTCTTAATGTATCGATAGCTTCCTTTACTTCAAGGGCATTGCCAATGGCATATCCAAGCGGCTGGCTCATATCTGAGATGACAGCCATTGTGTTTCTGCCAACATTATTTCCAATGCGGACCATCGCTTTTGCTAATTCACGTGAATCGTCAAGTGTCTTCATAAATGCGCCGGCGCCTGTCTTAACATCAAGGACAATGGCGTCAGCACCTGCAGCGATTTTTTTGCTCATAATCGAGCTTGCAATCAGAGGAATACTGTCCACTGTGGCTGTTACATCGCGCAGTGCATATAACTTTTTGTCTGCTGGCGTTAAGTTCCCGCTCTGGCCAATGACTGCAATTTTATTTTGATTAACAAGCTTAATAAATTCTTCATTCTCTATTTCAACATGGAATCCTTCAACAGCCTCAAGCTTGTCGATTGTTCCGCCTGTATGTCCAAGGCCGCGCCCTGACATCTTCGCAACCGGAACACCTACTGCAGCTACAAGCGGGCCCAGTACGAGTGTTGTCGTATCACCTACACCGCCAGTTGAATGTTTATCTACTTTAATTCCTTCTATTTTGGATAAGTCGATTTGATCACCGGACTCTACCATTGCCATAGTTAAGTTGGCTCTTTCATTCTCTGTCATCCCCTGGAAGAAGATTGCCATTGTTAATGCACTTACCTGATAATCCGGGATTGAACCGTCTGTGTATCCTTTAATGACAAATTGAATTTCTTCTGCCGTTAACTCCAGTCCGTCTCTTTTCTTTTCAATAAGATCCACCATTCTCATCAGCAAACACCACTTTCATTTATTCATTTCTTATGGCTTTAGTCTAATCGATTGTTGTTTTGCTTAAAAAGTCAGCCCGTTGATTTCAGCAGCTTTCCGCGGGGAGGAACGGGAGCCTCCTCGGCTTCGCCTGTGGGTCACCCGACCCCTCTCCTCCCGCAGGGCATTGAATAAGCTCCCTCGAATGAACACCGCACGAAGAAAATGCGATAGTATTTTCGAGGATCAAGTACCCTCCGCTCCAATAAACTCAGTTATTAAACCAAGTTAGCAGCATAACCGCCAAAATTACTAAGCTTAGGCACCAAGTTCCTTAACAATTGCTTTCACATAACGAAGGAAGTCAGCTTTGACTTTTTCTGTAGTTTCGATTACTTCTTCATGGTTAAGCGGCTGGTCAAGAATGCCTGCAGCCATGTTTGAGATACAGGAGATTCCAAGGACCTTCATGCCTGAATGCTGTGCCACAATGACTTCCGGAACAGTTGACATCCCGACTGCATCTCCGCCCATTGTTCTCAGCATGCGAACTTCTGCAGGGGTTTCATATGTCGGGCCTGTATTGCCGACATAAACTCCTTCCTGAATCTTCAGGTTCAGCTTTTCGGCTAGTCCTCTGGCAAGTTTCCTCAATTCTTTTGAGTATGCTTCTGACATATCCGGAAAACGAGGACCCATGCGGGAATCATTAGGACCGATTAAAGGGTTGCTGCCCATATTGTTGATATGGTCTGAAATAAGCATTAAATCACCTGGAGAATAGCTTTCATTCACTCCCCCTGCCGCATTCGTAACAATGAGCTTCTCAACACCCATCTCATTCATAACTCTTACAGGGAAGGTTACCTTATCGAAGGAGTATCCTTCGTAATAATGGAACCGGCCTTGCATAGCAACCACTTCAATGCCGTTCAAGCGTCCAAATACAAGCTGTCCTGCATGACCTTCTACTGTTGATACAGGAAAATCAGGAATTTCATTGTATGGGATTTTAACCGGTTCTTCGATTTCGTCTGCCAATACACCAAGTCCTGAGCCTAAAATCAGCCCAATCTTTGGCTGGCCTGTATACTTATTTTTAAGAAATTCAGCTGCGTTTTGAATTTTGCTGTAATCCATTTTCAATCTCCTCATCTTCTTTTTTAATGTAATTATTTCAGTTGGTTCAAAAAGCTTTTTCCATAGACAGGCATTTTCACGTTAAAGTTATCCGCTATAGTCGCCCCTATATCTGCAAAGGTTTCACTGACCGGAAGCTCTTTTCCTTCTTCCATATCTTTTGAATAAACAAGAAGCGGGACGTATTCCCTTGTATGATCTGTGCCATGATGAACAGGATCATTGCCGTGGTCTGCCGTAATGATTAATAAGTCGCCATCCTGCATTTTTTCAAATACTTCAGGCAGGCGTTCATCAAACTCTTCAAGAGCTTTTCCATACCCTTCAGGATCACGTCTATGGCCAAATAATGCATCAAAGTCCACCAGATTTACAAAGCTCAGGCCTGTAAATTCTTTATCAAACGTTTCGATCAGCTTATCCATTCCATCCATATTTGATGTTGTGCGAATGGCCTCAGTTACTCCCTCTCCATCATAAATGTCGGAGATTTTCCCAATTGCCACTACATCAAGTCCGCCATCTGCCATTTCATTCATTACTGTGCGGTCAAATGGCTTTAGCGCATAATCATGCCTGTTTGATGTTCTTTGGAAATTTCCCGGCTCGCCAATGAATGGTCTCGCAATCACACGGCCTACCATATATTTTTCATCAAGTGTCAGCTCTCGTGCGATTTTACAGATTTTATACTGTTCTTCAATTGAAATAATATCTTCATGTGCCGCAATCTGCAGAACTGAATCGGCTGATGTATAAACAATCAAAGCTCCTGTTCTCATATGCTCTTCTCCTAGTTCAACCAGGATTTCTGTTCCGCTTGCAGGCTTATTTCCAATAATCTTCCTGCCGGTGCGTGCTTCAAGTTCTGAAATCAATTCCTCCGGAAATCCATCAGGAAAAACTCTAAATGGAGTTTGAATATTTAACCCCATAATTTCCCAATGGCCAGTCATTGTGTCTTTTCCGTTTGATGCTTCCTGCATCTTCGTGTAAAACGCCATAGGGTTATCCGCTTTTTCGATTCCTTTGATTTCGCGGATATTACTGAGACCAAGTATGCCCATGTTCGGCATCTTCAGGCCATTCATTTTTTCTGCGATGTGGCCGATCGTATCGGCACCTTTATCACCAAACTTATCGGCATCAGGCGCTTCTCCGATTCCCACTGAATCCATGACAATTAAAAAAACGCGCTTATATGTATATGCAGACATTTGAAAACCTCCTAATTATTTGAATACGGTTACAAAAATCATATTCGTATAGTACCCTTTTTAGGTTTATTTAACACTGATTGTCTTGCTGGAGCCAGGGTGTATACCGCCACTCCCGCATTTTAAAACATATTAAGGATAGCCCTTTCATTTGTCAGAAGTCTGACATCTATATTTTACCTAATAAACAGGTAAAATGACAAGAAAAAGCTGCCTATTTTTATGGCAGCTTTATGACATTTGATTTTTTCTATTTTAAGCACGCGGATGGTATTGACTGTACACATCTTTAAGCCGTGTTTTGGTTACATGCGTATAAATTTGCGTAGTAGAAATATCGGCATGTCCAAGCATTTCCTGGACAGCCCGCAAATCTGCCCCATTTTCCAGCAGATGAGTGGCAAATGAATGCCTCAGCGTATGTGGAGTCAGCTCCTTCTCGATCCCTGCCTCCTGGGCCAGCCGCTTCAGTATTTTCCAGAATCCCTGTCTCGAAAGACGTCTTCCGTGATGATTTAAAAATAAAGCTTCATCCCTATACTTTTTAGAAACGAACTTGCCTCTTCCTTCAGTTAAATACCTTTCAAGCGCTTCAGAAGCTGTTTTGCCAATAGGCACAATCCGTTCCTTGTTCCCTTTGCCAATACATCTTACAAAGCCCATCGTTAAATGAACATCACCTGAGTTCAGGCCTATCAGCTCACTTACACGAATGCCTGTAGCATATAAAAGTTCAAGCATGGCTTTATCCCGCAGACCAAAGTGATCCTTAATCTCCGGAAAATCCAATAAAGTTTCCACTTCCTGCATGTTTAATACTTTTGGAAGCGAACGTTCCATTTGCGGTGTTTCTATATGGACAGAAGGATCATGGCCAACTGCTTTTTCGCGGAGCAGAAATTGGTGAAAGGCCCTTATGGAGGCTATATGCCGGGCCAGAGTTTTTGAGGATTTGCCCTGTTTTTTTAAAGAGCCGAGAAATTGGACAATTTGCATGCGCTGCACATCCTCAAGGCTTGCAAGCTTCTCTTCCGACTTGAGATACTTCAGATAACTTTTCAAATCTCTTTCATAAGAGATAATTGTATTCTTGGCGAGGCCTTTTTCTACAAGTAAATAATGAATAAAGTCTTTTAACTGATCATCCATATGATAGCATTACTCCCCGTTTAAGTAGAAAAGAATTAACCGGTCCAGCAAGCTCCTATCTTCATCAGTTCCGCTCGCTGACACCTTAACAGCCGCTCCCCTTGGTTCGTCATAGCGGTGATAATCCTGGTATTCTTCATTTAACCACATAATACCATAATAAAAAAGGATTGTGCATCCAGTAAAAATCACAAATACTTTAATGGTCTGAAAAGCCATGCCCAGCCAGGATTTCATGGTTTGGTCCTCCATAACTTTTAATAAAAAAGAAAGATATTCAGCTTTCTATTATTAAAAGGTATGCCATTTTGGACAAGAATTATACCTGAATTTGCATAAATAGTGTTTCTTCAGGGCACTTATTCTGTTTGTGTAAACAGCTCAAATAAATGTTCCCCGTTGATTTCCGCTCAGATTGCTCAGCGAACCGCGGGATTTTGAATAAACTTCCCGGACACCGCATGAAGAAATGCGAATGCATTTTCGAGGATCTCGCACCTTCCGCTTCAATCAACTCAGTAAATAATATACAAAAAGCAACAAACCCTTCGAAAACACCCAAAATAAAAAGCCTATTCTAATGTAGAATAAGCTTTGCCAATAATCATATTAATTTTCATCTGCTTCGGTTTCTGTTTGTTTATCCTGGCAGCGGTAGCAGATGCCATGGAACGTAAGGCGGTGATCCTTTATTTTGAAGTTCCAGCGGCGTTCAACCACTTCTTCTACGTCTTCAAGCAAATCTTCCTGTATTTCATCAACAGCTCCGCACTCAATACAGACTAAATGGTGGTGAAAATGGGCTGCCCCTTCCTGACGCAGGTCATAACGGGAAACTCCATCACCGAAGTTGATTTTATCGACAATTTTTAATTCAGTCAGCAATTCAAGTGTTCTATATACAGTTGCCAAGCCTATCTCAGGCGATTTCTCTTTTACTAGGAGGTAGACATCTTCCGCACTTAAATGATCCTCTTCGTGTTCTAACAGGACGCGAACTGTTGCCTCTCGCTGTGGTGTTAGTTTATAGCTGGATGAATGCAACTGTTTTTTGATTCTTTCAATTCTGCTTTCCATACCGAAAGTCCCTCCCTCGCCACTAACATTCTCATTATAACAGAAATAAGTTCACATTCAAAATAAAATAATTATAAATAACAAACGATAATGAATTTAATATAATAGTAATTATAATTTTCTTTAAAACAGTTTTAAACCTCTTTATATGTACCCTATATTATAATCTTTATCCTTTTCCCGTACAGCAAAAAGGCAGAGCCAGCAGCTCTGCCTTTAGCAATGATTATTATCAGGATTGGATTGAACTAACAACAGACTTCATTAAGACAGGCGAGATAAATGCCTCTACCCCGGCTGCAGCGATTAGAAACAGAATGGCCACAGCAAAAGCAATCATATATCTTCCAAAAAGAGGCATCATGGGCTGTCCGGCTTTCTTCATAAATTGTCTTCTAATCATCTTTAAAGAGAAAGACACAGCCAGTGTTGCGGCGATTATAAAGATAGGTATGATGATCAGGTTCTGGGGAAGGACCGATACGAAGGAAAGTAAAAATCCTTCCCATCCCATTCGATTAACGAGAAAGCCAACTGTAAAGCCAACCACCATGCCTTTCATAAATAACAGAATCAGAATGACTGGCAGTCCAATTATGGAGATTCCCAAAATCCACATCAATCCTATAAATTTTGTATTATGGAAAAAGCTTTGTTTGAATAATTCATCCGCTGCTGCAATATGCCCATCTGATACTTGTCCAAAAAACTGAGACAGATAATAAAATAAATCTTCTTTTTGTGTAAAACTCAAGCTATTTACAACGATAGCTCCAAAAATCACACCCATCAGAAATAAAACAATAACAAATAAGTAAATTGAGGAATGTTCGCGAAAGTGGGCTGCTGCGGCGTTCTGGTACATTTTTTTCTTCATTGCTCATCCTCCTAAGACAAAACAAATTGGATATTAAATTGTATGCCTGTCCCGGAATTGTATGACAAAGAATTGTGCTGCTCACAATTGTGAAAAAAGTTCTTGAATACTTCATATGTTTTTTGCTATAATTTTCAAAATTATTTAAATTATCATTGGGGGCGCTGGAGAAAATGGATCCGATTTTAATAGAGTTTCCAGAAAGAATTGAAACAGAAAGACTTTATATGAGGCCCGCCTTGCCCGGAGACGGAAAAACTGTTCATGAAGCTGTGTCAGCTTCAGCTGCCGAGCTTAAAAAATGGCTTCCTTTTGCACAGAATGAACAATCAGCTGATGAAGTTGAGTCGGGTATCCGAAATTCCTATGCCAAGTTTATTCAAAGGGAAGATTTCCGTATCCATATTTATAGGAAAGAAGACGATGTATTTGTCGGCTCTACTGGCCTGCATCGCATAGATTGGGATGTCCGCAAATTCGAAATTGGCTATTGGGGTGATGTGAGGTTTCGGAAGAACGGCTATATTTCTGAAGCTGCTGCAGGCTTGACGAAGTTTGCCTTTGAGCATTTTCAAGCAAACAGAGTGGAAATCAGATGTGATCCGAGAAACATTAACAGCCGGAGAATTCCCGAAAAGCTGGGGTACACGCTTGAAGGAATCCTGATTAATGACAGTCTAAGCGCAGATGGAAAAGAGCTTAGAGATACTTGTATTTATGCTAAAGTCAGCAGCTAAAAAAATAGAGCCTCGATGGGCTCTATTTTTTATGAATCAACAATTCTGCCGTACTTGCCTCCGCCCCCTGCCTGGAGGTTTAGCTTTCCTTCACGTGCTTTTCCAATAAGCATGGCTGTTTTCTCAGGAATTACTTTGCTGATTTCTGAGAAAGGAACATCATGAAGAATGGCCATTTCAGTTCCGAAATGATTCAGGAGCTTCTCGAGCATTTTCGGGCCTAACCCTGGTATGAACTCAAGAGGGACCTGATGAATATAAGGCGGCCGTACATCGGGCAATCCTCCTGAAGATTTTAGTTCAGAGATCCGGTCAGCCACGCCTTTGATAAATTTGTGGTGATTGCAATTTCGGCATTTACCATTCTCTTCATCAAAGGGGCCAAAACATTCGGAACAAACAGTCTGATGGTATTTTCCGAGCAGAGGATCCAGCCCATAATTGGCTTTAACCCTGCATTTTTCTTTTCCGGCCAAAGCCTTGTGCAGTTCAGCAAATGTAGGTGCTTCCATTTCCAGAACCTGATATTCTCTGGCGATCTTTTTTAGTGAATGGGCATCTGAATTTGTTAAGAATGTATATCTATGAAGTTCAGCTATTTGATCAGCCATCATCGTATCTGCACTAAGCCCCAGCTCAATTGCATCAATTAGATCAGGATCAAAAACCTCTGACAGCGACCGCTCTACGCCTTTCCCGAATAGACTCTTAAACGGGGTAAAAACATGGGCAGGAATAAAAAGCCCATCCAGTTCCTTTACTTTTTCCTGCAGCATTCTGCCTGAGGCATAAATTCTTTGAGAGCTTAATGTTATGTTCTTCAAATACCCTGTCAGCCAGGAAGAGAAATCCTTCATTGCGGATAGGGTTGGAAAGTAGCAAAGGACATGGATAGGGCCTTTACAGGAATCATCATAAATTTCAAGCTCCGACCCGGGAATAATCATCAAATCTCCGTATTGGAGTCCCCCGTCCTTATGCTCGGTTACAAAGCCTTTTTGGGTCAAGTCCTCGATTTCAAGGATGACTTCAGGAGAATGACAGTCAATAATGCCAATGATATCAAGCCCCTTTTCATTGCGGGCATGCCTGATGATATTAGTGAAGGTAAGGGATTTAGCGCCTGTTATTTTAACTGGCTTTCCCGTAAACGTACGTCCAATATGGATATGAAGATCAGCAAAAAAGCGCTTCATGCTATTTTTTCAGCGCTTCTTGAAGCTGCAGATATTGGATTGCATAAGCAGTTTTCGCATCATAAACCTTTTGCTCCTCAAGCAGGGATATGGCTTCCTCAAGGGTTACCTCTAAAAGGTTCACAAATTCATCTTCATCAGGCGAAGCGGCATCTTCTTTTTTCTTAAGACCCTTTGCTATATATAGATGTACGAGCTCATCGGCAAATCCGGGAGAAGTGTAGAATGAGATCAGCCATTCCAATTCCGTGCAGGCGTACCCCGTTTCCTCTTCCAGTTCCCTTTCTGCACACACGCTG
It encodes the following:
- a CDS encoding GNAT family N-acetyltransferase produces the protein MDPILIEFPERIETERLYMRPALPGDGKTVHEAVSASAAELKKWLPFAQNEQSADEVESGIRNSYAKFIQREDFRIHIYRKEDDVFVGSTGLHRIDWDVRKFEIGYWGDVRFRKNGYISEAAAGLTKFAFEHFQANRVEIRCDPRNINSRRIPEKLGYTLEGILINDSLSADGKELRDTCIYAKVSS
- a CDS encoding endonuclease Q family protein yields the protein MKRFFADLHIHIGRTFTGKPVKITGAKSLTFTNIIRHARNEKGLDIIGIIDCHSPEVILEIEDLTQKGFVTEHKDGGLQYGDLMIIPGSELEIYDDSCKGPIHVLCYFPTLSAMKDFSSWLTGYLKNITLSSQRIYASGRMLQEKVKELDGLFIPAHVFTPFKSLFGKGVERSLSEVFDPDLIDAIELGLSADTMMADQIAELHRYTFLTNSDAHSLKKIAREYQVLEMEAPTFAELHKALAGKEKCRVKANYGLDPLLGKYHQTVCSECFGPFDEENGKCRNCNHHKFIKGVADRISELKSSGGLPDVRPPYIHQVPLEFIPGLGPKMLEKLLNHFGTEMAILHDVPFSEISKVIPEKTAMLIGKAREGKLNLQAGGGGKYGRIVDS
- a CDS encoding NUDIX hydrolase, coding for MSRLEEKTLKTEKIFTGKVISLQVEDVELPNGKTSKREIIKHPGAVAVLAVTEDNKIVMVEQYRKALDKIIAEIPAGKLEAGEEPSVCAERELEEETGYACTELEWLISFYTSPGFADELVHLYIAKGLKKKEDAASPDEDEFVNLLEVTLEEAISLLEEQKVYDAKTAYAIQYLQLQEALKK